The following coding sequences lie in one SAR202 cluster bacterium genomic window:
- the ftsY gene encoding signal recognition particle-docking protein FtsY, translated as MSADSRSFPPLLLTPIRRPGVPLFGFLKRKDKEDKARTELAVEKTKKGVFGKMATLFSGEKLDDSIWDQMEEILITSDVGVNATQYLVDTLKERVKYEKVDDPGEAFEILKDEMVYMLEVGNPSRALEVRETPLIILMVGVNGVGKTTSIAKLTNLYKESGKKVLLGAADTYRAAAIDQLQAWGKRLGVDVIAHTPGADPGAVAFDAMQAAKSRGVDVLIIDTAGRLHTKVNLMEEIKKIQRVLARQGDEESIRVVLALDATTGQNGLLQVKAFTDAVRCEGVFLSKLDGTAKGGIVLAVANDLKVPVLYIGTGEQPDDIAAFDPREFVEAMFGPRRHASSA; from the coding sequence ATGAGCGCGGATTCACGTTCCTTTCCGCCATTGCTCTTAACCCCTATCAGAAGACCAGGTGTCCCTTTGTTTGGCTTTTTGAAGCGCAAGGACAAAGAAGATAAGGCCAGGACCGAACTGGCAGTCGAAAAGACGAAGAAGGGTGTCTTCGGCAAGATGGCCACCCTCTTCAGCGGGGAAAAGCTGGACGACTCTATCTGGGACCAGATGGAGGAGATACTCATCACCTCCGATGTCGGCGTAAACGCTACCCAGTACCTGGTGGACACGCTCAAGGAGAGGGTCAAGTACGAGAAGGTGGACGATCCGGGAGAGGCTTTCGAGATCCTCAAGGACGAAATGGTCTACATGCTCGAGGTGGGCAACCCATCCAGAGCGCTGGAGGTCCGCGAGACGCCGCTGATCATCTTGATGGTCGGCGTGAACGGTGTAGGGAAGACGACAAGCATCGCCAAGCTCACCAACCTGTACAAGGAGAGCGGCAAAAAGGTGCTCCTCGGCGCGGCGGACACTTACCGCGCAGCGGCGATCGACCAGCTCCAGGCATGGGGCAAGAGGCTCGGAGTGGATGTTATCGCCCACACGCCCGGGGCGGACCCGGGCGCCGTCGCTTTCGATGCCATGCAGGCTGCCAAAAGCCGGGGCGTCGACGTTCTCATAATAGACACTGCCGGGCGCCTCCACACGAAGGTCAATCTCATGGAGGAGATCAAGAAGATCCAGCGCGTCCTGGCGAGGCAGGGAGACGAGGAGTCCATCCGGGTGGTCCTGGCGCTTGACGCGACGACCGGTCAGAATGGGCTGTTGCAGGTGAAGGCGTTCACGGACGCTGTCAGATGCGAAGGCGTATTCCTTTCCAAGCTGGACGGCACCGCCAAAGGCGGCATCGTGCTGGCGGTTGCCAACGACCTCAAGGTGCCGGTCCTGTACATCGGCACCGGCGAGCAGCCGGACGACATTGCCGCCTTTGACCCGCGGGAGTTTGTGGAGGCGATGTTCGGACCGCGCCGGCACGCTTCATCTGCCTGA